GGGAACCCCTCCCCGCCAAGCTCCATTTTCCGAACTGCCGGTGCCCAGGCTCACACAAAGGGCATTTTGCAGCTTCGCTGGCTGCCGGGGAGCGCtgcccgccgctgcccgcccccCGCACACGCTCCCGGTGCCGATCGCCTCCCCCTTTCCCAGCATGCCGTTTGGGGGGGTTAACCCTTGCCGCATGGCACAGCCCACGCCTGCAGCCGAGCGTGGCCATTTTAGCCCACCGCTcgccgcccccccgcgccgcTCCCCCCGGCCCCGGGTCGGGCTCTCTAAAGGGGCCGGGGACAGATCCCGCCCCGCGGCTGGCGCGGCGGTGCCCACGCCGTGTGACACGGACCGCGGAGCATCAGCCCGGCCGGGGCTGGACCTTCCCGGCCCCCCGCCCATCCCCGGCACCGGGCAGGAGGGAAAGGTCGAGTCCCAGTTCCATCCGCAGCCTCTGCTGCTCACAGCGCTCAGAGCAGCTCGGGGTCTGCAATTTTCCATCTTTAGCTACAGCCGAGAGGGAACTCTTGAAGTTTAGGTCATCCTGATTTTCCCATTCTTGTGCTTCATAAGCGAAAGAAacccattccctgtgctgggcatccccgggaggggagaggggagtgcAACAAACCCGAGTGGCCCAGGGCCCTGCTCCGGGCAAACCCCTGGCCGGGGCGGCTGCTCGCTCTGGAGATCCCGGCTGTAGCTCTTTTCGCGCTGTTACCAACCACCGCCGCTCCTCATGTCGCACATCCCAGGCTCGCCCCGCTGCAGACGAAGATGGAGCTTCCAGTGGCTTCCCACAAGACCAGATGTTGCTCTACATTGGCACAACGAGAATTTATTCTCAGTGCAGTCTTTACATCCAACATGAAACACATGTTTGTTAAAACTTCATCAGCTCAGACCCCCCATTCAGACTACTGGTAATGCATTCTATAATAATAGCGAAgtcttttacatttattttctgtacCTGCAGGACTTTTCTGCCCTGGCTGCTACAGCACAATGGCAATACCTCCTGAAGGTTTAGGCTATTCCCTTCCTTACCTTGACCTAAGCACTTCTAACTAAAAAATGCTTACACCACAAAACCTGTGTCCACACTTGCACCATGGAAAATCCCTTCCTTGTACCTGAAACCCCCTTTCCCAGAACCTCCCAGGGACAGAGAGCCAGTAACCCCAGCAACTTTACCTCAGCGACTTGGCTGGGTCAGGATCTGTCGTCCCAACAGGTGCCAGCGCCGTCCCTTGCAAAAGGGTCCTGGTGGTTGATGGACGTCCTGAGAGTTTGGCAGTTGGTGATTAAGTTTCCGTCTCTCCCCACCCTTAAACCCCGCGGACCTGCTATCAGCAGGGTCGGCCAGGGACGGCAGGCAGCCCGGCGTGCCAAAGCCACAACTCCTGGGGCTCGGGTACTTCTCAGCAGGCTGCGCCGCATTGCACAGCGTGTTTTATATGCCTGCTCGTTCGATAAAAATAAATCTTCACGTTTGCAGTTTGCTTTAAACTACATCAAGGTGTCAGCTGAACTGACGGCTCCCTCTGAGAAATGACTGCAGTAGGTGCCGGCAAATGGCTCCCGGGTGAGCCTGGGATCTTGCCCTGCGATGGGAGATGCCGGCAGGGCCCAGCCCGAGGCGGGGACCCCGGCCACCCTCAGCCCCACCAATGCCTGCCCTGAGCTTCCATCATTGCAGAGACCCTCATTTCGCTCCCATTTGCACCCAAAGGTCCGTCACGCAGTACCAGCCCTTCAGTGTCCATAGCACTCCAAGCGCTGGCACAGACCCAGGGATGGTTCCTACCGGCAGCTCCACAACCAGGACCCTTGTTCCCTTCCAGCTGGTGGCACAGTGCCTGTTGCAGCCACTACAGTCCCTCTCCCACGTCACCCAACCCTGTCCCCCTCCTCTGACACTCCCCACGGCAACCAGGGGGTCCCAGAAGCTGAGCCCTCATCTCCTCCATCCAACATCTTGCTCACACGACCATTCTTTCCCACCACACTGACGCTGCCCATGGCAGCTCCTGCAGAGCTGCATTTGGGTCAGACATCGCTGGTGGCAGCCGCCTTGTCACCACCTGACTTGCTTCGTTTTGTCTTTAACGGGACAGTCCCCAGCTCAGGGGGCAGGCAGGAGCTTTCCCGCACCCAGGGGACTCTCGGGAGCTGCTCACTGAGGCTCTGGGTGCACCTGGAGGTGCTCTGGGCTGTGCCCAGTTCTGCGGAGCCTTTTTCCTCTTCTGGCGAAAGCGTAAACAGAGCAGTGTCCTTGCAGCCATCTCCTCCCAACACAGATCTCGCATGAATCTGGGCTGAATCCAAATGATGTTATCTGTGGAGGAGACCGAGGATTTCCTACCGCCAGCCATTTGTGACTGGAAAAGCGGAGGCAGCCCAGCGGAACAGGAGAGGCGAGAGGGCTGGGGCTGAATGGGGAGGCCCCTCACATCTCACTCACCCACCAGCCCCAGGTCTCACCCAGACGCACGGACACCAGCCCCACCGAAAATCCAGCAAAAGCCCTGGGTGGCAGATCTCTGCAATGACGGCCTGGAGCAGCCGCCCCCACCCCGCACCAGCAAGAGCACAGCGCGCCCCGACTGCCCGGGAAATCCTCCGCTTCCCCCCGCGGACGGCCCTGCCCGCCGGGGCAGAGCTCCTCTCGCATCCCCACTCTGCATCTGAGAGGCCTCCGGTCCCCACGAGCCTCTTCCTCATCACCATTAACAGACATCAGCTCCATGTCGTCTGCTCATTTAACATCCTTCTCCTTAACAGCATCCTCGCCCCGGAGATGTGACCCCTTCCCCAGGGCCCTCCCTGCCGGCTGCCCCGTGGCTGTCACCTGGGGACGGGGTTTCCGTCCCCTCCCGGCGCCCAGCGCGgatcccagcccagcactggTGCATCACTGGTACCACCACGCTGGGGAGGAGAACCTGACAGCAGCTTTACAGCACAAATCTACAGTTCCATGTATAGGTGGATGCATCAGAACCTTCAGAAGAGCTAAACTACAAATACACATTCTCCTTTTAAATCAACAAATGTTTGTCTGGAATAAATTCAAACCAAGCATAGGTTAACGCATTCCTGGGAAATACATTAAATGTAGCACACACCGGTTTTCCTAATGGAGCGCGGTGATGCTCCATCTCATCCCGGATCTCTCTGATAACCATTGGAAGTCATAGTGGACTTCAGAGTAATTTACTCAGTAACAGGCATTTAGCTTTGATGCACTTAATATGGAAAGAGAGCGGTATGAATAAGTAATTCATACCCGAAACACTTAATCTTTCCCAGCCAATTGGCGCAGAGCAAGGGGAGGGTGTATCTTTTAAACCAGTAACTACTTATCACACCTTTCACTGCACAGGAAGCTGCTGGAGTTGTGATAAACACGATCAAACTATTAAACTAACAAATATCTGGCTGTGTGGTTTCCGGGAAATGGCGCCTCAAGCCAACCACAGCTGCTGCCGGCAGAGCCGACACTGTAGGTGCTGCCGCGGCCCACGGAGCGGCGGTGGGTGCAGGGGGGAAAGCGCAAAAAGCACGCGCAGAGGAACACGGTTTCCTTAAAAATGGGCAACACAATACAATCCACTTTCTAAAACGCTAATGAGCTAAACTGTAAACCTGCAAACAGTTATTAATTACCAGGAGTCTCCCACACCTACAGACCGGCGAAGGAGGCTGCTGACCCACTCGTGGCAGCGGCAGCGATGCTCAGGCTCTGGCCAGGAGCCTGCAAGCCCGCGGTCAAAAGGCAAATCCCACCATTTGTGAGAAACCCCGCGGGTTCCACCTGCCCTGGTGGGCACAGCCCCGTTCTCCTCCTGCAGacgccggcccggccccgctcccgcacTGGCTCCCGCCGCTGTCTGTCGAGCCACACTTCCCCTTTCATAAATCACATTTTGCATTCTGAGCATGCGTCTCCTCTTCCATGccatttttgttttcagataaCCATTAGCTTAATTAATCAAGGGAAATGCATCATTTCTGATTGTCTGCTCTGCCAGTTAAGGCTGGGACAGCCCCAAACGCTTCCCGAAACGCAACCCATCCCAGGGCATCCCCTGCACAGAGTGGGGTTCACCTGCcgcagcacctcagctgccactCACACAGCCCCGCTGATGTGCAGAGCTGATTAGAACCCTCTTTAGATTCAGCACAGCTAACAGGCAAAATGTTGATTTTAATCACAGTTCACATATTTCCCCTTACTCTCTGTGCACACACCATcaggtttttggggtccccatgcagGCAGCACTAAACATATTGCACAAGTTTCCATTGACTTTGGAGCATCAACTGAAACCAGAGGTGAACCGAGCTGACAGACTAACCTTGTCCACACCGAGTTTAACCAAATAGCTGGGATGGAGCCAGCTTCCTGGTGCAAGCTCCCAGAAGCTGTTCCAGCATCGCACGCGGAGTAGCAGACCTGAGCTACACCGGACCAAAGCCAACACCTGTGACAAGTGTCCGCGGTCAAGGCTGTTCCACTGGGGTACAAGCCCCTAGGTGAGCAAACGGCGTCCACACACAGCGGCTGCTTTCACCCCAGCTGCCTCAGAAAAGCGCTCTGGCTGTGGCACACGAACATCTGTAGACAAGGCTCGGGCTGCCACAGCTCACGCAGCGGCTCCTGCTGCGAACAAGCCCTGGCAGATGACAcctggctgggtgctgccccaccCCTCTGCCACATAATCCCCAGGATTTACGAAGGAACAGTTGCCAAGatgatttttgtatttatttaaataaaatgaagcCTTAGAAGACTGGATTGCCCAAAAGTGGGCAGCATGAGGTGGGGGGGGTTGTTTTGCCTTTGGGAGCAGCACTGCCTGGACAGACACCTGTCACACCGCAGCAGGACCCGGAGCCCGGGCACCTCACCCACGGCTTCGGGTGGCTCTAGTGGCACAACTGCAGGGTCCACCTTACCCAAACCTATTCATTCTGCTTCTCACAAGCTTGAGGCTCTTGTCCATACACTTAACGTGCCATCAGCGACAGTATTTCAACTAACAGCTCTGAAAGAGAAATCAACTTCAAGCAAAAGCCCAGGATGAGAAAGGCCAGCAACCAAGGCCGTTTGGCAAGCCCAGGGTCCAGGGGACAGTTACTGTCCAAGAACTCggctctgctggggaacaccACGGGGAATGCTGGGGCCCGAGCGCTGCAGCTGAGCCAGGCACGGCCGGCTCCGGCGCACACTGCCGGGCTGCCACCTTCACCTGAGCCGTCTGTAAAGAATGAGCCCCGTGCTGCACTTTCAAAGGCCTCCAGCAAGTATTAATCTAGTTCAGGGATGTCCGCAGGCTCACGTCTGCCTCGCTCCAGCAGCACCCGGCTCCGCGCAGCCCGTTTGCTTTGGAGaatcccagccctgcccggcaCTGCAGGGAAACATCGAACCGCCAGCTCCTATGGCCTCGCTGCCCACCTGGGCGGCAGCAGAAGACAGGGTGCCCTTGGCACCGCGGGCACCCCCCATCTGGGGAAAATTCAGAAGCACATTCCATCCACCGCATCCCAGAGCCCATTTTAACCTGCAGGTACCTGCTCCGGGGCAGCCCAGCCGCAGCCTGCCCGCACAGGGACGCCTTCCGCCCGTCCGCATGCGGTAACAAACGCACTCCAAATCCCGGTAGGTTTTGTAGAGGTTTATAGTCCTTCGCAACGATTGCATGATACATTTCTTCCCCGTGCCACAGCCCTCGGACCAGGAAGCTCCTCTGGCAGCTCGCGCTCCACCTCCCAGCAGCTGGGCTTTGCAATTCGATCTACACTAGCTGCAGAACATCAAATGCACTTTCAACATCTCCATTTAATATTTACATTCAAGCAATTAATAATTGGAAGCTTATAGTTTAGACATTTCTAATAGCAGCAATTTCTATAATAGCTTGTTTAGCTTTAgataacgatttttttttttgcacatagaAACACCACATGTGTACAGTATCAAAAAATATATACCGGGGATGGTCCTGCGGGTTGTAAAGAGGGCGAGGGGACAAGACTAACAAATGCTGAATGGTTAAAAAGGAGAACAGAAAATATTCATTTGATATAGTTTATAAGGTGATCTAGGGACTCCATAAATCTAGGCTTTATATTTCATTATATAAATACCTACAAATAAATATATTAGCGTGGTCAGAGAGCGACCAGCTTTCAGCTCAAACAATACATTTCAATAACACCACGTACAAACGGGAGCAAGAATCACTCGACAAGTTAGCACTGTTAAAATATAATACTATAACTCTGAGTAACTGGCGGGACCCATCCCCACCTGTCCCGGTGCCCGCGGTCCCGGGGAGCCCCCGACCGCGGGGCGGGAGCAGCGGCGAGGACACCCCCCACGGCAGGGACGGCCGCCGTGCCCGGTCCTGTCCCGGCGTCCCCTCGGTGGGGACGGCAGGCTCGGCCGCCGCGGCGCGGGCAGGGGCACGCGGGCTCTGGGGAACGGGCACCAGTACCTTAGCGGGAGGCTGTGGGGCCGCGGGCCCCGGGGTGGGCAGGCAGCTCCCACGGGGAGCAGCCGCCGTCCCACCTCACACCGTCACATACTCCTTGAAGGTCACGGTCAGGCAGTTTGCGGTCACGTCTGTGATAATTATATTCCCAAAGAAGGGCTTGAATTCCTGCAGGgactcaccctcctcctcctcctcctctgcagccTCCTGGGGCTGCGGAGGCTCCATGGCCGGTTTCTCGGCCGGTGCTGGCGACACCTCCGGCTTCACCTGCGCCAGAGCCAGCTCGCCCTCCGCCCGTGGTTTCACGCACCGCAAGTCTATGGGCTCGTCCAGGTCTGAATCCAGCAGGATGACCTCTGGCTGGGCGGGCGTGGGCGGCTCCGGCCGCTCCGGGGCCGGGGGGCTGAGGCAGGTGGGGGCGCTGACGCTGCGGGAGGTCAGGCGCTTCTTGCCCGGCTCCCGCTCCATGTGTGGCTCCGACAGGCAGCGCTTCCGCGAGCCGGCGCTGGAGAGGTTCAGTCCCATGGAGGAAGGGTTGTGCTCACAGACGGGACCCAGGGACCAGGGCACAAGGTCCGGCTTGGTGGTGAGCTGCAGAGGCTGCTCCGACGGAGGAAGGGGCAGCTCCTTGGGCAGGGGAGGCTTCGGGGGGCTTTCCTCGAGCTCTGCGGGGGGCTGCCGGCCCTCGCCCTCTGCTTTGCTCAGGGCGTTGCTGCCCACCACTCTCTCCTCCCCTGGTTTCCTCCAAGCCTCCAGCTTCTCCTCCCCACCCTTCTTAGGAGTCCTCTCCTCCGCAGGCCGCTTTCGGGGCGGCTCCCCAGACTTGATCTTCACCGCCTGCATCCCGTTCTCCATGTACTTGCTCATGACAATCACAATACGCCCgttcttgtttttgttcttgACGATCTTCATCTTGCCGCCAAGGCCATTGCTGGTCACCCTGTCCCTCGGGGGAGGCCCGCTACCACTAGACAGGTTCTTCTCAGCCCCATTCTTGCCCTCTGCAGTGAGGTTCTTGACTGGGCCCAGCAGGTTTTTGGTTGGGCCATGAGTCCACTTGTCCGGGTGGGTGACCAGGGGGCTCTTGTTGCTGTCCAAGCAGGTCTGGCTCTGCAGCTCCTTGCTGCTGTGCTGGTAATGGGGCTCATACATCTTGGGGTCCGGCTGGTAGTGGTGGTGCTTCTTGCTGTTCAGCTGGTAGTAATACTTCCCTTTGCTGTGGGACTGGTGCTTCATGCCACTCTCTTTGCCATTGGGCTGGTACTGGTGGTGCTTCTTGCTGTTGAGTTCATACTGGTGCTGCTGGCTCTTGCCAGAGGAGCCGAGATCCAGCTTTGGCCTGGTGTCCACAGCAGGGTCCTGCAGCCCCGTGAGGATGTTCGAGCGGCGGGCGAAGGAGGGAAGCTGCAACACAAAGCCAGGGGCTGCAGTCAGgtagagctggagagggaggtgccgGTGCTCCGGCAGGTGCCGAAGGCTCCGGCGAAACGCCCGCCCCTCCCGCAGCTCTCCTCACTGGACGCTGTGTCCTCAAGCAGGCAGCCCCAACCCACTCCAACTTACAGGCTGTGCATTGCTCCAGATTAATGAagcaatgaaaagaagaaaagcaccCTTCAATCAGCCGTTTGGGAACAGGGGCCAAGCAGGACCGTTGCTGCCGAGCTTGCGAGCAGCCTGCTAATGCCGCCCGGCCGCGGGCGCAGTGGCTCTGCTCTGCGGCCCCGAGGGGAAGGGGGCTGGGATGGCGCAATGAGCTcagccctggggcctgggggtcCCCGGGGCATTGCGAGGTGCCCGGGCTGCGCGCGCGGCTCCTCAGCATGATGAAACCCGCTGAAAGCggctccctggggaccaggcCACGCTGCAAACAGGCAGCCCAGGAGTAGCTGGGCTCTACAGCGCATTTACCTGCACGACCAGCGGCTTTGGCTTGGGCCCCCGCTTGCGGTATCCCATCAGCTGCTCCTGCCGCTCCCTGCGGGAACACAGAGTCACGGCGAGGCCCGAGTAGCGGCACGCAGACCCCCGGGGTGCACCCTTCCCTGCACCCCACTCATGGCAGCTCCCATGGTGCCAGTGACCCTACCCGGGTGCAGCAAACTGGtggggggtggcaggaggggagtCGGGCCCCGCAGGTGCGGAGCTGCAGGCCAGGGGTCCTGCAGGAGGCGGTGGGACGGGGACATGGCAGATTCGCAGAGGCAGGAGCCGCCTGGCAAGGCAACTTCCCTGCTCCACCTCCCCCTGCTGCAGCGAGGGGCTGAAGTTTACAGTTTGCGCCAAAATACTACAGGAAATAAAtgcacggaaaaaaaaaaaagagcagaaaaaaaaaaaaaaaagcagaagcccGTCCAAgcgcagcagcagcggcggcgccgCCTCCCCACTCCAGGCATCGAATCCCCGGGCAGGCAGGAGCGCAAGGCGCGGCGTGGGGGGAGCGCGGCGCGGGGGACCTTGAACCGGAGGCGTCGCCCGGCGGCCCCGCGCCCCCGAGCCCGAGCCCGGCCCCGTCCcgcgcccgcccccggctccgtgACGCAGCTGCAATTGCCGGAGCGGGCGCGGGTGCCCgccgcccctcccgcccccccccccgcccgtcGCTCACCTGTTCTGGAAGGCGATGAGCAGCCGGGGGTCCAGGATGTTCTCCTCCGGCTCCCACGTGTTGTATCTTGCGAGAGGGGAGGAAAGCGGCCGTCAGCCGCAGGGCCCGGCCGGAGGGGCCGGGGTCCCGGGCAGGGC
The window above is part of the Patagioenas fasciata isolate bPatFas1 chromosome 18, bPatFas1.hap1, whole genome shotgun sequence genome. Proteins encoded here:
- the CBX4 gene encoding E3 SUMO-protein ligase CBX4 isoform X1 — encoded protein: MELPAVGEHVFAVESIEKKRIRKGRVEYLVKWRGWSPKYNTWEPEENILDPRLLIAFQNRERQEQLMGYRKRGPKPKPLVVQLPSFARRSNILTGLQDPAVDTRPKLDLGSSGKSQQHQYELNSKKHHQYQPNGKESGMKHQSHSKGKYYYQLNSKKHHHYQPDPKMYEPHYQHSSKELQSQTCLDSNKSPLVTHPDKWTHGPTKNLLGPVKNLTAEGKNGAEKNLSSGSGPPPRDRVTSNGLGGKMKIVKNKNKNGRIVIVMSKYMENGMQAVKIKSGEPPRKRPAEERTPKKGGEEKLEAWRKPGEERVVGSNALSKAEGEGRQPPAELEESPPKPPLPKELPLPPSEQPLQLTTKPDLVPWSLGPVCEHNPSSMGLNLSSAGSRKRCLSEPHMEREPGKKRLTSRSVSAPTCLSPPAPERPEPPTPAQPEVILLDSDLDEPIDLRCVKPRAEGELALAQVKPEVSPAPAEKPAMEPPQPQEAAEEEEEEGESLQEFKPFFGNIIITDVTANCLTVTFKEYVTV
- the CBX4 gene encoding E3 SUMO-protein ligase CBX4 isoform X2; protein product: MSSRWRASKRSGSERYNTWEPEENILDPRLLIAFQNRERQEQLMGYRKRGPKPKPLVVQLPSFARRSNILTGLQDPAVDTRPKLDLGSSGKSQQHQYELNSKKHHQYQPNGKESGMKHQSHSKGKYYYQLNSKKHHHYQPDPKMYEPHYQHSSKELQSQTCLDSNKSPLVTHPDKWTHGPTKNLLGPVKNLTAEGKNGAEKNLSSGSGPPPRDRVTSNGLGGKMKIVKNKNKNGRIVIVMSKYMENGMQAVKIKSGEPPRKRPAEERTPKKGGEEKLEAWRKPGEERVVGSNALSKAEGEGRQPPAELEESPPKPPLPKELPLPPSEQPLQLTTKPDLVPWSLGPVCEHNPSSMGLNLSSAGSRKRCLSEPHMEREPGKKRLTSRSVSAPTCLSPPAPERPEPPTPAQPEVILLDSDLDEPIDLRCVKPRAEGELALAQVKPEVSPAPAEKPAMEPPQPQEAAEEEEEEGESLQEFKPFFGNIIITDVTANCLTVTFKEYVTV
- the CBX4 gene encoding E3 SUMO-protein ligase CBX4 isoform X3 translates to MELPAVGEHVFAVESIEKKRIRKIQHVGAGGEHPGPPAAHRLPEQLPSFARRSNILTGLQDPAVDTRPKLDLGSSGKSQQHQYELNSKKHHQYQPNGKESGMKHQSHSKGKYYYQLNSKKHHHYQPDPKMYEPHYQHSSKELQSQTCLDSNKSPLVTHPDKWTHGPTKNLLGPVKNLTAEGKNGAEKNLSSGSGPPPRDRVTSNGLGGKMKIVKNKNKNGRIVIVMSKYMENGMQAVKIKSGEPPRKRPAEERTPKKGGEEKLEAWRKPGEERVVGSNALSKAEGEGRQPPAELEESPPKPPLPKELPLPPSEQPLQLTTKPDLVPWSLGPVCEHNPSSMGLNLSSAGSRKRCLSEPHMEREPGKKRLTSRSVSAPTCLSPPAPERPEPPTPAQPEVILLDSDLDEPIDLRCVKPRAEGELALAQVKPEVSPAPAEKPAMEPPQPQEAAEEEEEEGESLQEFKPFFGNIIITDVTANCLTVTFKEYVTV
- the CBX4 gene encoding E3 SUMO-protein ligase CBX4 isoform X4, yielding MEGMVAQIQHVGAGGEHPGPPAAHRLPEQLPSFARRSNILTGLQDPAVDTRPKLDLGSSGKSQQHQYELNSKKHHQYQPNGKESGMKHQSHSKGKYYYQLNSKKHHHYQPDPKMYEPHYQHSSKELQSQTCLDSNKSPLVTHPDKWTHGPTKNLLGPVKNLTAEGKNGAEKNLSSGSGPPPRDRVTSNGLGGKMKIVKNKNKNGRIVIVMSKYMENGMQAVKIKSGEPPRKRPAEERTPKKGGEEKLEAWRKPGEERVVGSNALSKAEGEGRQPPAELEESPPKPPLPKELPLPPSEQPLQLTTKPDLVPWSLGPVCEHNPSSMGLNLSSAGSRKRCLSEPHMEREPGKKRLTSRSVSAPTCLSPPAPERPEPPTPAQPEVILLDSDLDEPIDLRCVKPRAEGELALAQVKPEVSPAPAEKPAMEPPQPQEAAEEEEEEGESLQEFKPFFGNIIITDVTANCLTVTFKEYVTV